In the genome of Paramormyrops kingsleyae isolate MSU_618 chromosome 5, PKINGS_0.4, whole genome shotgun sequence, the window GACGCCCTGGCCGAGTGCCCGGTTTGCTACGAGGTCCTACACGCCGATTTGCGGACGCTCAGCTGTGGGCACGTTTTCTGCCACGACTGCTTGGCGAGGACGCTGCTCAGCGGGGCAAGACAGGGAGCAGTCACCCGGAAAAGCATCACCTGTCCGGTGTGCAGACACCTGACCTTCATTTCCGAACTGGCCGGGGGTAAAGGCACAGATTACAGCCAGGTTATAGAGGTGCCCCCCATTTCGGTCGCTTGCCGGGAGGACCAGCTCGGGAACTACGTGCTCCCCTGCACATGGCTCCCCGGGGTTTTTACCCGGACCAGAGCGGTCACCCCCATCCAGGCTCCGCAGATCTTCACCATCAGCGGAGAGGGCCGACCCATGCAGGACGGGGACCAGGTCAGCGTGGCGAGCGCGGCCGGCGAGCCGCTCACCCGGCGTGGGCGCCCCGCAAACCGCCTGAGCGCCTGCGGCGTCCTGTCGCTGCTGCTCGTCCTCACGTCCCTGGCTGTGGCTTCAGCGATTTTGCGCTGGATTCTGCTGGAGCACTCTTAACTTACTTTGCTGGAATGGGTACGCAGACGTTTTTGAAGGCTGGGAAAATATTATTCATGATAATTGAAGCGTTCCGCTCCGTTGAGTGTATTTTAAGGTAAAATGCAGTGCTGGAGACTTGCTTCGTGTTATTTCTTTGGAGTGTGTAATTCGACCACTGATCTTGTAATCTTATAGTGTAAAAGTGTTTAAAATTGTAAATGGTACCAAATGCCAAAAcctttttttaacctttttagaTTTCCACTTAATCTTGATACGATCTCTGTGAAATGCACAGTATTATGATTCAAAGTGTCCGCACCACAACGATGTGGAGAGATTTTAtgctgtaatttaaaaaaaattcttaataAACTTTTGAAACGATTTTTAATGTTCTATGCCAAGATAATGACTAGTTACCCTGCAAGCCAGACCATCgaaagcagttagaagatggatggaaggtaATGGGTTAGTATTTCTCAAGTTATGAACAAAATGAAGCCTGTTGATATTTTTGGAAAACGCAGGATCTTTTTTGTCTGTTAAATATATTCGGAGTATATCATTCCTAAAAACGAGGTGACGGCACCTTTCCCACGGGGACGAATGTGACAGTTGAACGGAAAAATGATTCCTGAGCCTGCAGTGGCAGAATCGTAAGCAAAGCCCAGTGTACGCAGTGATAGCACACTGTAGTCCCGCATGTATCGTTATGAAAACACAACCCGGTGGTTTATCTGACGCACATTCCTGCTGCTGCTcctttaagccccccccccccgaactgTTGCCCGGTAACAAGCCCAAACAGCCACACTGGTCATGGCGTCCGCACTGCACAAAGTTTGGAGGCTTCCTTCAGATGGTGGGAGCCTGGTCTTTGACGAGAGGGAGACTCTGCTCACGCAGGTGCTGGACTCGGGCAGGGCTTATAGAAAGGTTTGTATTGTGACCCTTGACCTTTGCTCCACATGTGATGCCTTATAAATTCAGCagaacacacacgcacaatgGCTGACACGTCACTCCGGTGTGTTTGGGGAATGAGGTTGGTTGTAAAAGGCAAGAAGAGCCATCACTGATTGACGTTGACTATATGTAATATAATACTCTAGAAAGCTCCTCTTCAGTTACCCAAACTCCTGGCCCGTCTGTGAACCTCTAGAGCCTGATTTTGCTTTCACATTCAAATCCGCTCGGCTCTCCCCTGAGAGAGAACGTGCTGTGTAGTCATGGCGACTCAGCCCTGCCGGCTGCCAATATGCAAGCACGTCCAGGATGCTGGTGAACAGAGCCAGCGTCAGGGTAAACTCaataccccccccaccccgggggTGAGATTCTCCCCCTGCAAATGGGGCGGAGTGTGTTTGGATCTGGGATTTGCTGTCGGCTGTCTGTGTGGCCCTGCTATGGCACCGGTGGGTCTCCAGGATATGGTGTTAAACACAGACAGCCTGTCCTGCAGCCATGAGAGTGGATGACTCTTCTAAGAACCTAGGCAGTCCAGAAGAAAATGTTGGGACCAGCCTCTTCCACCGCCTTTGGGCCCAGAGGATGGTGATGCGTTCCCAGGAGGAGATGGTCAGTACATTGATGGGCTTTTCCCTTCGGCTCCTTCATATAGTCGGCCAATTTCAGCACCTTACGATATCGGTCTCAGGTCAAGACGTTTCTATAAAGGCACATTACCTTGGTCATGCTGTGAAGTCGCCATTTGGAAAGTTAGGACTGGACCGGGAGCAGAAGTAGGACCGACCTTGGAAGATGGTGAATGGTGACCTTGAGTGAAGTGGTCCTAGGAGATATTCACagaaacgcccccccccccgaccgcGCTGTTTATATATTTGGAGGTGCAGCTAGAATGTTGATGCTGGCGGTAACGACATGACCTGCCCCATTTTCGGCAGACTTTTCCAGGTAACGTGCCGCTGTCTTGTTGACAGCACACAGCGTCTGTTTGtgctgggggtgtgggggtgtgggggtgatCTCTATGGGCAGAACCTGGTTTTCAGGTCCGCTGCTAGGAACCTGCTTTCGTGTGTGGGGGTGTCGAGTTACGGCAGCGGTCACTGAGAATAGGAGGCAGTGTGTGGGATTGTGTAGGTGCTCACATTGGGGGGGAGGACAGGGGTTCAGGCTATTGTTTTACCTGTCACCTGTAACTTCACTCGttatactcccccccccccagaagttCCTGTTGCACCGGCTGGTGGTGGCCTCTGGCATCTCTGCGAGCCTCGCCGACAGGATGGAGCTGGAAGGTAGGCCAGATCGGAGCCGCCTGAAAGCACCATCCCAGAATCCTCTTTGTCTGCGAAGGGGGCTCAGGTTCAGGACACCGTTTTGGGCTTCCTGTGAAAATGCTGCCCTGCTAGTGTTATATTCGGATGGCAGTTCTGCCCCTAACAAACATGGAGTCCTCTGGTCAGGCCGAAACCGTGTGCATTGTGGGCCACCTTTCCGTGCTCGCAGGGACTTGAGGTGACACCAGGAGTGTCGCTGATGCCCCTTCCTGCAGTAGGGGGTGGTGCACAGACGTCC includes:
- the tex47 gene encoding testis-expressed protein 47 isoform X4; amino-acid sequence: MPQTEGDALAECPVCYEVLHADLRTLSCGHVFCHDCLARTLLSGARQGAVTRKSITCPVCRHLTFISELAGGKGTDYSQVIEVPPISVACREDQLGNYVLPCTWLPGVFTRTRAVTPIQAPQIFTISGEGRPMQDGDQVSVASAAGEPLTRRGRPANRLSACGVLSLLLVLTSLAVASAILRWILLEHS